The Amycolatopsis viridis genome window below encodes:
- a CDS encoding FAD-dependent monooxygenase yields the protein MSDVVIAGGGSVGLATAVFLAHHGVRAHVVERRAGLSEHPRALGLSPRTLELFREAGLSAALDAVAVRSTELWKADARTVAEIDREHAPSGPPFAQPELSPETPRGHYPQDRLDAALLPAARERGVTVDFGVAVTAVAQDAEGVSVTLSDGRVLRTRYLVGADGVGTVVRPAAGIGTTGPGEVGEPVRNILFEADLVGFFGAMPAMTEIRHPDVRGMLLSVGERRWVLHTGAPGTPAELVRTALGADAPARVIAAKWWRPTLRMAQEFRAGRVFLVGDAARAIPPLGAFGLNSGLADGHNLAWKLAMVLAGRAGEKLLDTYHDERHAVSELVTRQAVLRWENPRLHWDPRAVAERAAAGAWNAPMVTMGYRYDSSAVIGAVVEPPSTEDVSASRDGAPGSLLPHHWAAPGVSTLDLVRSGFTVFAAGPDWAEAAAKAGARLGLPVGAATVPSPAWLSTVGIAGGGALLVRPDGFVAWRSPVAVPEPDAVLERVLARVTGR from the coding sequence ATGTCGGACGTGGTGATCGCCGGCGGCGGCTCGGTCGGACTGGCCACCGCCGTGTTCCTCGCGCACCACGGGGTGCGCGCGCACGTGGTGGAGCGCCGCGCGGGTCTGTCGGAGCACCCGCGGGCGCTCGGTCTCAGCCCGCGCACCCTGGAGTTGTTCCGCGAGGCCGGGCTGTCCGCGGCGCTGGACGCCGTGGCCGTGCGGTCGACCGAGCTGTGGAAGGCGGACGCGCGCACGGTGGCGGAGATCGACCGCGAGCACGCGCCGAGCGGGCCGCCGTTCGCGCAGCCGGAACTCTCGCCGGAGACCCCCCGCGGTCACTACCCGCAGGACCGGCTGGACGCGGCCCTGCTGCCGGCCGCGCGCGAGCGGGGTGTGACGGTGGACTTCGGGGTCGCGGTGACGGCGGTGGCCCAGGACGCCGAGGGGGTGTCGGTGACCCTGTCCGACGGCCGGGTGCTGCGGACGCGTTACCTCGTCGGTGCGGACGGGGTCGGCACCGTCGTGCGGCCGGCGGCCGGGATCGGCACCACCGGGCCGGGCGAGGTGGGCGAGCCGGTGCGCAACATCCTGTTCGAGGCCGACCTCGTCGGCTTCTTCGGCGCGATGCCGGCCATGACCGAGATCCGGCACCCCGATGTACGCGGCATGCTGCTCAGCGTCGGCGAGCGGCGGTGGGTGCTGCACACCGGGGCGCCGGGGACGCCGGCGGAGCTGGTGCGCACGGCGCTGGGCGCGGACGCGCCGGCGCGGGTGATCGCGGCGAAGTGGTGGCGGCCCACGCTGCGGATGGCCCAGGAGTTCCGGGCCGGGCGGGTGTTCCTGGTCGGCGACGCGGCCAGGGCCATTCCCCCGCTGGGCGCCTTCGGTCTCAACAGCGGCCTGGCCGACGGGCACAACCTGGCGTGGAAACTGGCGATGGTGCTGGCCGGGCGGGCGGGGGAGAAGCTGCTGGACACCTACCACGACGAGCGGCACGCGGTGTCCGAGCTGGTGACGCGGCAGGCCGTGCTGCGGTGGGAGAACCCGCGCCTGCACTGGGATCCGCGCGCGGTGGCCGAGCGGGCGGCGGCCGGGGCGTGGAACGCCCCGATGGTGACGATGGGCTACCGGTACGACTCGTCGGCCGTGATCGGCGCCGTGGTCGAGCCACCGTCCACGGAGGACGTCTCGGCGAGCCGGGATGGTGCGCCGGGCTCGCTCCTGCCGCACCACTGGGCCGCGCCGGGAGTGTCCACACTGGACCTCGTGCGGTCGGGGTTCACGGTGTTCGCCGCCGGCCCGGACTGGGCGGAGGCCGCGGCCAAGGCCGGAGCGCGGCTCGGCCTGCCCGTGGGCGCGGCGACGGTGCCCAGCCCGGCGTGGCTGTCGACGGTGGGCATCGCGGGCGGCGGGGCGCTGCTGGTGCGCCCGGACGGCTTCGTCGCCTGGCGGTCACCGGTGGCGGTGCCGGAACCGGACGCGGTGCTGGAGCGGGTGCTGGCCCGGGTGACCGGCCGCTGA
- a CDS encoding M20 family metallopeptidase, which yields MTDVRALHEWVRGHRAQMIDDLAACTGLETPSTDRLLLEAGLSWLDGWLRARLGEPSAVRVTKGGPFGDVRVYDYAGSDAAPVLLLCHYDTVWPPGTLAHWPFTVDGDRATGPGVFDMKAGLVQAVWALRALDAAGLPRPPVRLLLNGDEEIGSPVSRPVIESAASGVRAALVFEAAAGGAVKTARKGVGIYRVTTTGVAAHAGLDPAKGASAVDEIARVVLALHGLTDPAAGTTVNVGVISGGTRGNVIAGSASGEVDVRVSTAAEAGRIEAALAALTAADPRATVTVTGGWNRPVMERSAGIAELFTLARGLAAQLGVPLRECAVGGASDGNFVAALGVPVLDGLGAVGDGAHARHEHVSVAGMLERTALAAAVLTELDGPAGAHPPSRKARPRGESR from the coding sequence GTGACCGATGTGCGGGCGTTGCACGAATGGGTGCGGGGACACCGCGCGCAGATGATCGACGACCTGGCCGCCTGCACCGGCCTGGAGACCCCGAGCACCGACCGGCTGCTGCTCGAGGCCGGCCTGTCCTGGCTGGACGGCTGGCTGCGCGCCCGGCTCGGTGAGCCGTCGGCGGTGCGGGTCACCAAGGGCGGCCCGTTCGGCGACGTCCGAGTGTACGACTACGCCGGTTCGGACGCGGCACCGGTGCTGTTGTTGTGCCACTACGACACCGTGTGGCCACCGGGGACACTCGCGCACTGGCCGTTCACCGTGGACGGTGACCGGGCGACCGGGCCGGGCGTGTTCGACATGAAGGCCGGGCTGGTGCAGGCGGTGTGGGCGCTGCGGGCGCTGGACGCGGCGGGCCTGCCGCGGCCGCCGGTGCGGCTGCTGCTCAACGGCGACGAGGAGATCGGCAGCCCGGTGTCGCGGCCGGTGATCGAGTCGGCGGCGTCCGGGGTGCGGGCGGCGCTGGTGTTCGAGGCGGCGGCCGGCGGCGCGGTGAAGACGGCGCGCAAGGGCGTCGGGATCTACCGGGTCACCACGACGGGCGTGGCGGCGCACGCGGGGCTCGACCCGGCCAAGGGCGCGAGCGCGGTCGACGAGATCGCGCGCGTGGTGCTCGCGCTGCACGGCCTGACCGATCCGGCGGCCGGGACGACGGTGAACGTGGGCGTGATCTCCGGCGGCACCCGGGGCAACGTGATCGCCGGGTCGGCCTCCGGTGAGGTCGACGTGCGGGTGTCCACCGCAGCGGAGGCCGGGCGGATCGAGGCGGCGCTGGCCGCGCTGACGGCCGCCGACCCCCGCGCGACCGTGACCGTGACGGGCGGGTGGAACCGTCCGGTGATGGAGCGGTCCGCGGGGATCGCCGAGCTGTTCACGCTGGCGCGCGGGCTGGCGGCGCAGCTGGGGGTCCCACTGCGGGAGTGCGCGGTCGGCGGCGCCAGCGACGGCAACTTCGTGGCCGCGCTGGGCGTTCCGGTGCTCGACGGCCTGGGCGCCGTCGGCGACGGGGCCCACGCGCGGCACGAGCACGTCAGCGTGGCCGGGATGCTGGAGCGGACCGCACTGGCCGCGGCCGTGCTGACCGAACTGGACGGACCGGCCGGTGCGCACCCGCCGTCGAGGAAGGCGCGGCCCCGCGGGGAGAGCCGGTAA
- a CDS encoding SAM-dependent methyltransferase, whose translation MASSPSQVPVGVDPTRPSIARIYDGFLGGKDHYEVDRTVMRKINEAVPEAVDIARGNRGFLNRACRFLANQTRLSQYLDCGSGLPTAENTHQIVQRANPEATVVYVDNDPVVLAHGRALLEENEFVHMTEADIFEPSKVLDNAVVRRHIDFAEPLVLLHVGTLHHFEGDGAAAVMRRYIDALPSGSYVVFSHFFDPEVPELTEVAKRIENILVHGPMGAGRFRTRAEILEMLSGLELVKPNALAEPGLAVCDEWWPDGPRLAPLSLAAQCIVGAVGRKP comes from the coding sequence ATGGCTTCTTCGCCCAGCCAGGTGCCCGTCGGGGTCGACCCGACCCGCCCGAGCATTGCCCGCATCTACGACGGCTTCCTCGGTGGCAAGGACCACTACGAGGTCGACCGCACGGTCATGCGGAAGATCAACGAGGCGGTCCCGGAAGCGGTCGACATCGCCCGCGGCAACCGCGGCTTCCTCAACCGCGCCTGCCGGTTCCTGGCCAACCAGACCAGGCTGAGCCAGTACCTCGACTGCGGTTCCGGCCTGCCCACCGCGGAGAACACGCACCAGATCGTGCAGCGCGCGAACCCCGAGGCGACCGTCGTCTACGTGGACAACGACCCGGTCGTGCTCGCCCACGGCCGCGCGCTGCTCGAGGAGAACGAGTTCGTCCACATGACCGAGGCGGACATCTTCGAGCCGTCGAAGGTCCTGGACAACGCGGTCGTGCGGCGCCACATCGACTTCGCCGAGCCGCTGGTGCTGTTGCACGTCGGCACCCTGCACCACTTCGAGGGCGACGGTGCGGCCGCCGTCATGCGCCGCTACATCGACGCGCTGCCGTCGGGTTCCTACGTGGTGTTCTCGCACTTCTTCGACCCCGAGGTGCCGGAGCTGACCGAGGTGGCGAAGCGGATCGAGAACATCCTGGTCCACGGGCCGATGGGCGCCGGACGGTTCCGCACCCGCGCGGAGATCCTGGAGATGCTGTCCGGGCTCGAGCTGGTCAAGCCGAACGCGCTGGCCGAGCCGGGCCTGGCGGTGTGCGACGAGTGGTGGCCGGACGGCCCGCGCCTGGCGCCGCTCAGCCTCGCCGCGCAGTGCATCGTCGGGGCGGTCGGCCGCAAGCCGTAA
- a CDS encoding IclR family transcriptional regulator: MIQSVDRAVRVLAVLRAERRLSLSEIAARLGLAPSTVHGIIKTLQAHGLVLQDRGSARYRLGPAVLKLGNVYLDTLELRSRALTWAGELARSTGFAVRTGVLLPGEVMIVHHEPRPDGSRQMPEVGIVIPAHASALGKAMLAWSPELAPEPLRSMTRDTITDPGELAGHLERIRGEALATEVEEAVIGECGVAAPIFDAGQDVAGAIGVVVPMTDWPPGPAVDGAVREAARAISRELGAPGWPGRA; encoded by the coding sequence ATGATCCAGTCCGTCGACCGGGCGGTCCGCGTGCTCGCCGTGCTACGGGCGGAACGGCGGTTGAGCCTGTCCGAAATCGCGGCCCGGCTGGGGCTCGCGCCGTCCACAGTGCACGGGATCATCAAGACGCTCCAGGCCCACGGCCTGGTGCTGCAGGACCGCGGCTCGGCCCGCTACCGGCTCGGCCCGGCGGTGCTCAAGCTGGGCAACGTCTACCTGGACACCCTCGAACTCCGCTCCCGGGCACTGACCTGGGCCGGAGAGCTGGCCCGCTCCACCGGGTTCGCGGTGCGGACCGGGGTCCTGCTGCCCGGCGAGGTGATGATCGTGCACCACGAACCGCGCCCGGACGGCTCCCGCCAGATGCCGGAGGTCGGGATCGTCATCCCCGCCCACGCGAGCGCGCTGGGCAAGGCGATGCTGGCCTGGTCCCCCGAACTCGCGCCGGAGCCGCTGCGCAGCATGACCCGGGACACGATCACTGACCCGGGCGAGCTGGCCGGGCACCTGGAACGGATCCGCGGCGAGGCGCTGGCGACCGAGGTGGAGGAGGCGGTGATCGGCGAGTGCGGCGTGGCCGCGCCGATCTTCGACGCAGGGCAGGACGTGGCCGGCGCGATCGGCGTCGTGGTGCCGATGACCGACTGGCCGCCCGGGCCGGCGGTCGACGGCGCGGTCCGCGAGGCGGCCAGGGCGATCTCCCGTGAGCTGGGCGCGCCGGGCTGGCCGGGACGGGCATGA
- a CDS encoding dihydroxyacetone kinase subunit DhaK, whose product MAVRQLVNDPDDFVREALEGLQRVHPDLIRYHEHPAYVIRAQQSDKVALVSGGGSGHEPLHTGFVGTGMLDAAVPGAVFASPTAYQVRRAISAADRGRGVLLIVKNYTGDVLNFRIAAELAAEDGIQVRTVLVDDDLATDGQEDGAPGRRGTAAVVAVEKICGAAAENGASLDEVAALGERVVSSARTMALALAPCTQPGHDKPSFDLPDGEIEFGVGIHGEHGIGRRPYAPVRELVADLTKPIVAALGLDRGDQVIAIVNGLGSTHGLELSVVHRELSVFLEDLGVRVGRALVGSYVTALDMRGCSITLLRADEELLALWDSPVATPALTW is encoded by the coding sequence ATGGCAGTACGCCAACTCGTGAACGATCCGGATGACTTCGTGCGGGAGGCGCTGGAGGGGCTCCAGCGGGTCCATCCAGACCTGATCCGGTACCACGAGCACCCGGCGTACGTGATCCGGGCGCAGCAGTCGGACAAGGTCGCGCTGGTCTCCGGCGGTGGTTCCGGGCACGAGCCGCTGCACACCGGGTTCGTCGGTACGGGCATGCTCGACGCCGCGGTCCCCGGGGCGGTCTTCGCCAGTCCGACCGCGTACCAGGTCCGGAGGGCGATAAGCGCGGCCGACCGTGGCCGCGGTGTGTTGCTGATCGTCAAGAACTACACCGGGGACGTGCTGAACTTCCGGATCGCAGCCGAACTGGCCGCCGAGGACGGCATTCAGGTGCGGACCGTCCTGGTCGACGACGATCTCGCCACCGACGGCCAGGAGGACGGCGCGCCCGGGCGGCGCGGCACGGCCGCGGTGGTCGCGGTGGAGAAGATCTGCGGTGCGGCGGCCGAGAACGGCGCCTCGCTCGACGAGGTCGCGGCGCTCGGGGAGCGGGTCGTGAGCTCGGCCCGCACGATGGCGCTGGCGCTGGCCCCGTGCACCCAGCCGGGCCACGACAAGCCCTCGTTCGACCTGCCGGACGGCGAGATCGAGTTCGGTGTCGGTATCCACGGCGAGCACGGGATCGGCCGCCGTCCCTACGCGCCGGTGCGCGAACTGGTCGCCGACCTGACGAAACCGATCGTGGCCGCGCTCGGACTGGACCGCGGCGACCAGGTGATCGCGATCGTCAACGGGCTCGGCTCCACGCACGGCCTGGAGCTGTCCGTGGTGCACCGCGAGCTGTCGGTGTTCCTGGAGGACCTCGGTGTCCGCGTCGGACGCGCGCTGGTCGGTTCCTACGTGACGGCGCTGGACATGCGGGGCTGCTCGATCACGCTGCTGCGTGCCGACGAGGAGTTGCTCGCCCTGTGGGATTCGCCGGTGGCCACCCCGGCCCTGACGTGGTGA
- the dhaL gene encoding dihydroxyacetone kinase subunit DhaL — protein MDTRAWIERFAAVIDERGAELTELDRLAGDGDYGTNLRLALAKVRANLDTDDPRTPGAVFTSVSNAFLNTGGTSGPLFGMWFREFAKGLGDEELSARSLSVAASEAEATVRRLGGAEVGHKTMVDAMVPAAQALTAAAERKADVETALKDAAEAAQVGALSTEELLAKRGRASYVGEHARGVVDPGALTVAWFFEAATAA, from the coding sequence GTGGACACTCGGGCGTGGATCGAGCGGTTCGCCGCCGTGATTGACGAGCGCGGAGCGGAACTGACCGAACTGGACCGTCTCGCCGGCGACGGCGACTACGGCACCAACTTGCGGCTCGCCCTGGCGAAGGTGCGCGCGAACCTGGACACGGACGACCCGCGGACCCCGGGTGCGGTGTTCACCTCGGTGTCCAACGCGTTCCTGAACACCGGCGGCACCAGCGGGCCGTTGTTCGGCATGTGGTTCCGCGAGTTCGCCAAGGGCCTGGGCGACGAGGAGCTGTCGGCGCGCAGCCTGAGCGTCGCGGCCAGCGAGGCGGAGGCCACGGTGCGCCGTCTCGGCGGTGCCGAGGTCGGTCACAAGACCATGGTCGACGCGATGGTGCCGGCGGCGCAGGCGCTGACCGCCGCGGCCGAGCGGAAGGCCGACGTGGAGACCGCGCTGAAGGACGCCGCGGAAGCGGCGCAGGTTGGTGCCCTCTCCACGGAGGAGCTGCTGGCCAAGCGCGGCCGGGCCAGCTACGTGGGCGAGCACGCCCGCGGCGTCGTGGACCCCGGTGCGCTGACCGTGGCGTGGTTCTTCGAGGCCGCCACCGCCGCGTGA